TGCATTAACATCAAGATCTGAATGCATTGAAAAACTGCAAGACAAACATTAGTTAAGCTGAAATACAACCTCATAACGAAACGTGATATAATAAAGTAATGGAGATAGCTAAGTAAATATGCAATTCACCTTGAAATACATATTGAGTTTCATGTACAATCTAAAACGTTGTTTTAACAAAGTAAAATTGTCCTGCAAATGAATATAATGAATGAGTCCTGTCTCCCAAGCCAGAACGCTTTCTGCATGGTTTGACACTCCTTCGGCATGGCCACATCAAACTTCCCACATTGAATACACTGTCAAACAAAACTGGTCTTTCTCAACACCATGCGCACACAGTGGCTCACTATCAACATGGCTTCCAAGATCAGGTGGCGTGCGGTGTCTCATACAGATAGTGATCTGATGGCGTCTCGTGCCACTCAATCTTAGAGGCCATGCCATCACCATTGCACTTCTCTCTCACTGCAGCATGCCGGGCATGTTGGCGCAGCAAGGTTTATTAGCTGCTGACTACATGGAGAGTGATGGACATGGAGCAAAGAAGGCTTTCCTTCATGCCGATGGAGATTGTGCTGAAGCTCATTGTTCACAAAGCGAGGCGCAGGCATAAGCAACATCAGCAGATGACCTGCTGCAGTGTCGGCATGCCACGCTATGTTGTGTGCCATTTGCTGTTCAACCATGATGGACTTCATGGTGCAGCATGCTGTCTCTTCAACCACATTGCCATTTCACCGGTTTCAAAATAATGGTAACTAGCCAAATGGAAAGCGGAAGACTAATGCAATGCAACAGGGACCACATTTTCAGACAATTACTTTTGGGGATCCTTCTATTTTTGCGAGATTTCTAGTGACTAGCACCGCCTGTTTTGACTGCCATGGAAGGCAATGTTAGTGGCACTGTGATAGGAGAGCACACCTGGCATTATATCAAGAATGCTATATCTAGAAGATGCGGAGGTCTTTGCTGTTGTTTTATTAAAATTTCATCACATATGTAGTTGCGTAGAGGTTCAGTGGGCTGCAAAGCTGTCTCCTTTCTTTGCATGTTTAAAGTTGTCTGCCCAATTGGGCATATAGAGTATCACAGGGCAATTTGGATGTAACTAATGCAACTCTGAAAGTTACATCTAAATTAGATTTGAAGGTAATTTCAGCTCCCCCTTCGACTTCATTATGACGACGTTCGAGTGTAGTGAGAGTAAAAATTGGCGATTCAGGACGGGTACATACCTGATAGTTGCCATAAGAGGAAATCATCTTGTTGCATTTGCCCAGGCCCAGCTTGTTGCCTTGAGACATGGCCATGCCCACTGTTGCAAGAAAGCCAGGCCTCAAGGCATGCTCAGGTGCTCCATCTGTCGCAGCTGCACATTCAACCATGCATAGTGTAAGTTAAGCACATGACATGTCTAGCTGGAGGCTAATGCTAAGGCCACCTTGCCAGGGTATACAAGAGTAATGCACTGCAGTTGCCTCACTAATTTCACATGTGTATTACCATATTTACTGAATGCTATCATCACTTAGATTACCAACACATTCATGTTTCATAATAAAGGTTTGGGTCTAATGTCTCTAATCTGCACAGTGGGCTATGAGTGCCACATATTCCGATAAAGTTTTATTCATTCAGCGAACTTAATTTACACTGCTACTTTGTCAACATACATCACCATAAAGATGTGACTCAACATGCTCAGATATATTGACCAGTGGCTTCATGCCACTAAAATGTCATATTTCAAAGTAGCATAAGTTGCAATAAATGTCAGTGGCATCACTTTTGCAATATCTGCGCCATCACCCCCCTAAACCGCTGCCCGAAAACTCAACTTTTTCCAAAACATTTACTTCGATATTTACTCTTCTGAACTCAACCATGCACTTCAAGCAACTTCGAACAAGTTGCTGGTGTTGGCAATGGCTACGAGGTTACTAGTTCACTGAAAATCAGTGCAGCTTCATTTATGTGAATGTCATTTGAACCATGGAAATGGAAACCAAACTAAATGCTTCTCCGCTGTGAAATTTTGCCATGAAATAAACTTAACCGAGTCTGGTTTAGCACAAGTAAATGGCAAACTTGTCTACACTGACTTGTCTCGGCACTATATTGAAACCAGCTAGTGGCCCATGACAACTCTTTTTCTTAAACAACAACGGCAGTGCTGTGCTGGTCCCTTTGAAGGAGGGTTGCATTAGTGTTAAATGCTTTGGTGATGACAtgggcatctcctttgaaacagAGCAGTGGCACTTGccatcaaggcagaaagctgggctagttggtgtgacatcattattcaaaagactagtgcaaataacagggacacagatgGAGGAAGCGACAGGCACTTGCCAGCAAGCTCACTCTACAAACCTTTTTAATAAATTTAAATCCTTAAACATCCTTGTGCTCTAAGCCACATTATCCACTCCAGAAAACATGCTTCATAGCGAGTTATTGCTTCCTTTGTGCTACCCATCTTCTGGTCTTTTCTACTAGTCTCCACGGCCAGTTTCATTCATATTTTCCCAACTGCCCTTAAAACCTAGTGCCTCAGTCAAGCTTACTACTTCCAGATCTATGCCTAGATGGATACTCTGACATTCTAACAGAATAAGCTCCATAGATTGTGCACTATTACCACATGTTATGCACAGGCCGTCTTCATCTGAAAATTTTCTCCCCATAACTATGCATTCTCAAATAACCTGAACTGGCTTGACACAGCAGGGCACTGCTTTTTGAATTATCATAGAACTTCTCCCTTCAGATTTCTGTTTTTGCTGTTGGGCATTAACTCATTGCTGGCTTCCTCTCCATTGCTCCTATCCAATAAACTGCTCCTGCATCTCTGACTTTACATTTAACATCCTTTTTTCTGCCTGCCTGCTGTTCACCTCGTTAGCATAATATTTAGTGGATAGTGTCcatgttctttttctccactgtacCGTAAGTAAATGATTTTTTCTGTATGGTTACTTAAATAACCTTGCCATTTATCAATTTCTGTTCAGGTTCCACAGTTGTTTTTTGAAGCGAATTTCCCACTGAGCTTCTTGCACTTCAACGGAAGCCCAGCCCATGTGTGCCTGTACTGCTTCATCTGTGGTTTTCCCTTGCATCCACAGTGGTAGCCTTCTGATGGCTCTCCGATTAATCTCCAGTTCTGTCTGCACTTCATATTTTAAGTGCCACACTGGGTCAACAAACATAAGCTcaggaaccattacacctttccatgCAACTCGTATTGCTTTATATTTGCTGAATTCCCATGATGctctgtatttccatattgccaTGTTTCAGTTGCCTTTTGCATTGATTACTTCATGTTTATGTAATAATTCCCTCTTTGATTCATACTCCTAGGTGTTTGTACTCAACTACCCTTGGTACCTAAAAATATTCTCTGGATTGTGATCAGCTGATCAGTCCTGTCATAAGCACCATGAAGCCAAATCTATTTACACAAAATTTAAATTCCAGTTTTGCCCTCCTTTCCACATATATCACCTAGAAGCTGCACAACTCTCCAGTTACCAGCTAGTAGAACACTGTAATACGCATGCATTAAGCCTGGACAATGTTGCTTCACCACCCTCCATACCACCTCATTTAGATGAAGATTAAAACCTAACTTACTTGCCTCTAGCTTCCTTTCTATGTTTCCCTATATTAGAAAGAGGAGTAGTGATAATGGAAAACGTTGGCACAGACCCTTGTAGATCTATACCACTGTGTCATTAGTTAGCCAACACGGCACCCATGAGCACTCCCAAGCAACGTATCGGTATCACTGACAACAAAGCCAACTTGTCGACCTTGCTAGTTGTCAAGTTACTAGTCTTCCACAACATAGTTTTGGGACAGTGTGTGAACAAGGTGTTTGTGCAGACATGACAAGGGGGCAACATTTCAGAAACCTTGCCACATTTTGGCATCACTGGTCATTTCTTGAGtgcacatgtgaaagactgaacaCGTAATCCCCATTACCTCACCACAAGTGCAAGAGCAGTAGATATACAACACCACAAGAGTTTTAACGACTTTCTTGTAGTCACTTTGCATGCAGACATGAAAATGATTATTTATTTAAACAATTAGCTTTGCAAATGCTTTTATCTGCCTTTACACCCTTCTCCAGCAGGTCATATACCGGGGCACTAAGCTTTCTACATCTCCCACAAAAAATGATACTGCAAATCACCACCACCAACTCCAACAAAAGCATACAACAGCATGATAACGTCACCCCGacaacaaaaaacatgcagagaTACAGCACATGCCTACTACTTGTGAGATAGTACTTTCGATGGAAAATATCTCCGTTTGTATGGAAAAAACTTGGTTGCTGTAGAATTCCGCGAGTTAAGTTTACCAATCCCCGTGGAGATGTGGGGCTGTCATAGCTTTAAGGCATTACCTTTGATTAGAGGCACACCGTCTCGGTCTGTGAATACAATAGCCTGGAGACCTTGGACCCTaaatatgaagaaagaaaaaagatggatAAGTGCTACTTATTGTTTTACCAGAAAACACAGACAAGAGGCTCAAGTTTTGTATGCTTGATATATCTTTATCTCGAAGATGACAAGCATTGTTTTCATATTCCAAGCCtgtagaaaggaaggaaggaaggaatgaaggaaagggaaaagtaggaggcagggaggttaaccagaataatgtcCGGTTAGCTACCTTACACcgagggaatgggaaaggggaaaacaaagatgacaggaagaaagaggagggaaggaaagaaggaaagcagCGGTGAGTTcactgacgcgtgtggtctaataaaaattgcactaatagtcacagacgttcacacaagcccgtcatcctcaagaagcacaaaagcggcTTCAcagctttatgggccgacgagcgatgggggcggtattccagcagcacctgcacggaaagtggccgattgtccagttttggagagcgttagcaagttcttgtctttctggagCATATTGTGGACAGTGGCATAGCAGGTGGTCTATATTTTCTTcagtgccacagacctcgcatgctgcgctgtcggtcactccaattaatgtagagtatgcctttgtaaAGGCAACTcgtaaccaaaggcgacagaagtgttgcttcacgtcgaggaagttcgagtggaggtcggagttgtagTGAGGGGTTTAATCAATGCAGTCGTGCAAGtcttaagtttggcgagttccactcagTCAGTGAGAGACTgtgtgccaggtgtcgaagctgccgtACAGCGTCTGTCCTCAAAAGCgaaattggaacgctgtgctcttcttgatgtgctgtgcagGCAGCGTTTTTGgtggaatcattgccactgattctacaatggccaggtacccattgaaaaacaacctcgtgacctttttgttggacgtgatggtgaagtttcacgatttcgtatgtcagctgTTCGTGACATCCGCGTTGGAGAACTGGCTGCGTGCACTGTACTGCCGCTTTTGAGTCGGAGAatacagcccattttctaggtctttcaaaATCAATTAATTCCAGTGCACGACGCAGAGCtattagttctgccgccgttgaggtcgtgacatgcgatgtcttgaaccgcagcgTTATTCCTCGCATTGGTACAACCACCGCACCACCAGAACTGGAAGACGTAGTCAATcgatcggtatagatgtgcacgtggttgctgtaatTTTCATGCAAACggagtaagctcagctgttttcgAGCAGGGGATGGTAGATCTgacttctgtagtcctggaatcattatatgtacttgtggacggctcaaacaccacggaggaaacactGGCTTGGctgcaggtgcgtaccctgaaggaAACGACGCACAATGTGCATAAATGTCAAGCAGGGCCTttcagcagtgaggctcgccaggtggcaggaaggggtcctagcataatgtctcagatgcatacgcattgtctcaactgTAATGTGCGttgtgattgggtaatcctgcgcaatggCAATGATTTCAGCCACTAaagcactgcgtggtaagccaagacatcttaagggcttgggcttgaatgctctgaataatacgcaggttagtcttgcaggtgttgcatattgcaggcaggctgtaccACAGGAATCCAACTAACAATGCCAtatacagctgtaacatagcgtgtatagatactccccaactttttcctgcaaggaacctgaacaggtgacagatagcagtcagccgctttttcacgtaattcacgcgcggagtccaagacaggtctcttgtcaattacgactcccaagaacctgcgACTTCTGCTGTATGGCACAAGTTGTCCGTTAATTGATATGCCGTAAACAGatattggcttcctcgtgaatactaccattgcgcactttccgcatgaaatttcaaatCCTTGCTGACGAACGTAGCAAGATGATGACTTGTGACATTACAGCCTATAATGTCACAAGTTACGTCGACGAAAAGAACCATGGCACAGAAGTGACATTCTGTCGCCTATGGCCCGTGTCTGTTTACGTGTATCGCACGCTAAAAAATGTTCTCATGCAAAAGGCTGGCTAGCCGTAATTTTGAACTCCAGTGTCGTCTGCTCTCTATTGTCTCGTCTTTTCTGTGTTGCTCAAATCGAAATATCTCAGTAACAACAAGTAAAATCTTGATTTTgctgaaaaattaaaaataatgaGTCTTACTACACGTGTCACGACACGACAATCTCATTATTTGTCCTTGGTTCTGTAAACACCATTACCTCAATTCACCGATGTTTACACCCGTTTACCAGCACAAGAACATGCACACGCAAACAGAACAGCAGAAAAGTTTGCGTACCTGGATATCAGTTGAATGAGGTGCTTCTTCAACTCCTGCAACGGCACAGAAAAGTCGTAAGGGTCTGGGTAAAAATACACTCGTGACATTTGATGGGCGGATGCATCGCAGCAGCGACAGCGCAGCGCAGGAACTAAGGAGTGCTAAAAACAATCAGTGATTCTAAAGCAATTATAATTGGCCCACGCATTTAAGCTACATGCAGCTCTCTGTACATTCCAGCTCACGCACCGTTGGCTCCCAAATTAACAACCTTATTAAAACCATACATCAGGAGTTAAAAATCATATGACTTACATCGGCCATCGTGTTTACATCGGATAGAATCCGGCGCGCCACCGCTCAGAAATGACTCATACTAGCCGCTAAAGAAATTGCACAACAATATCAACTAaatattaattttaatttaaagaCATGCATAAAAAAAAGCTAGCTTTATTTTACTATGCTGTAATAGTAAAAGTACTTACAAAACCATTCTTTAAAAAAAGTGTAACTTACCACGTCACTAAGAAATAATAAATGCATTAATAAATTATTAGCTGTTATTTTACATTCAATACATTGGTGCTGCCAACTTATGTGATGTAATGTGACGATATTTAACTATTTATTTTGTACTGCCTACCCCGAAGACCGGTACGGCGGTAGATTTGAAATAACAATCACTCGTCGTTTGCGTCTTCTGTTTACTTTCTATGGTGTCGCCTTTAACCCGGCCAACGGCCAGAAGCCACCGTGTCATGTGGTTTCTGCAGTAAGCCCAAAACGCTCATGCTAATGATGAAGGCAATACGGGACGCCAGCTTTTCGCACCGAAAGCGAGACATAACTGCACTGCAAGTTTCCCTCGAGATTCGAACGGCCGTGTTTTAGTGCATGCTCAGTCATTGTGCTGAGCCTGGATTCTGTAAATTATCAGATTCATCTCAATACATAGCCTTATAGCCCATAAGGCAACGTATTGATAACTTACAGAAGCCACGCTCAGCACAATTAAGCACGTACTATAACACATGGCCGTTTGAATCTCGATGGAAACTTGCAATGTGTTTTCATCAAAACGATCATGTCTAAAGGCTTTGAATGAGCTCTAGCAGAGACGCAGCGATGTCGGGAAGTTTCGCAGAAAGCATAGAATCAGCAATGTCGTTTCGTCAATAAAGAGAATGCGAGAGAGGAAGAGAAAGTAATGTACAGAGGAAAATAATGACAGGCCAACTGTTTGTGTACTAGCGGACGACTGACTTTATGTAGCaaattaatgaagggaaagctacggagacaAAGCATGCGCAATTAGGAGCGCTCCTGAAAATAGTCCCACATTCACACCCGCGTTAGTTTTAGCAGGGGAAGAGACACCATTAACATCTTTACAAtagcaaaataaaacaaaatacaccactGAGGGTAAAATTTGacttgtttttctgtttttctcttgCTCGTTTGTCGTTTGGGAAAATGCGTAACCGTCGCACGTGGAGGCTACGCTAATTCCCCCAGTTCCTGTTCCAAGAAACCAAACGCCCAAAAGCACTGTTAGCGCAGTCTAACACTGCCGAAATACTTGGCGCAGTAAAACATGGGCAAAAGATCCACTCCAGtaactttcccttcattgccacagaaacttaGCCGCGAGTATAGCATTCCTATGTGCACGAGCTTTTCCATTGCCTAAAACAAAGTGGCCGAAAAATTTGGCTCCACGGTCGTGTTCCCCACACCTcggcctgggggggggggggagggagcggGGACAGAGTGGGCCTAATAGCTAATATGGCCACATCAGCAAACAAGCCTATACGAAGAGTCATGCCGCGAAGTTCGTAGGATGTTCACAAACAGGTCTATTACTGTAACTTGACTGAAAAATGACAGCTGCGTCAGTTCCTTGTCTGTTTCATATTCTGAAAAAGAGCTCGGATACCTCTGCAGTTCCAAGCTGCCGTGCTCGCGTTGTTGGTTTGGCGCCTTGAACTCGAATCTTCGAAAATTTCAattaaataagaaaagaaaacgccTTCTCCCTCCTACGCAACATTTTCTCTGTCTTTCCGGCGCCACTTCGACATCTTCATGCAATTGCTATCCTCTCCCTCCCCCTTTATTTTTCACACACACTTGGTCTCCAGGGCTTACTCAGACGGATATGGCTCTGAGTCCTAGTGAATTGACTCATTAGTTAGCCGACCTATGTCTATGGTAACTCTCCCGTTTTATCTGAggcgaaaataaaaataattataatGACTGTGAGTAGGAAGGCGGTTTTGTTCGGCAAGTCATTTTTTATCGGCAGTGCACATCAGCACTTGCGTATAGTAAGAGTAAGTTAACTTCCTAAGCTCAACGGTTCATGTTGCTATTGGCAATTGAAGCACGCCATTGCCATAGAAGACATACCCATTTACTAGGAATGCAGAGACAAATACGGAAAGTGCGTTACCATATATGATTTCTGTTTTGCCTGGGTTGCCACGCGGCACAATGTCGGAATGAAATTAAATATAAGCATGGAGGCCTGTTTCATGTAGATATAGCGAAAGCAACCTATAAAATGAGCCACCGTTCATAGTCTTCAGGTTGGTCACTTCTCAACTTCACACTCTCGCGGACTTTCTTTGTCCCAGGACACTCCCAAAGTAAATGGAGGGCATCAGCTGCCGATGTAGAAAGGGACCACTTCGGACGCTGGACTTCGTCTACACATGGTTGACCACAAGTGCAAGTTATGGCTgctgaatgggggggggggggggggggaaacccGGCCCGAAGTCTCCGGAGACAGACTTCCTCCACCCGAGCAAGACTGTGGGAAATGGAGCCCACATACGGGGAGATGAGGGCATACGTGTTCAACCGTACGATAGATTTTTGGGCAATGAGGACATGACGGGGGTCAGAGGGAAGTGAACAAGGCAGTACAGGTGACGCATTTGAATGCAGATGCATTCATTGCATCTGCATTGAATGCAGATGCAGAATACAGATGcatttgaaatgaatttccaggatgacaccagtttcgagatatcgtttcccaaagtgtgggacgaaatagaaGGGCGTTCCAATTAGTTTTGCGCTTCAATGCCTAAAAGAGCGTCTTGTTAAAAAattaagtggaacgacagtgcattcttaCGGCAAGTTTTATGGCGCATATCTGCAAACTGGTGTCACtgtggaaattcattctaagcggatacgaattatatatatatatatatatatatatatatatatatatatatatatatatatatatatatatatatatatatatatatatatatatatatatatatatatatatatatgctcgtgtaccgtgctttgcGTGCGCGTTAAGAAACTCCAAGTAGTCAAAACTAATCCACAGAGTGTTTCACTATGCGCCGTCAATCATAACCCAGTGTGCAGGTGTTCAGGACGCTAGATCccgcaaatatttttttaagaCAGTCGGCGCGGTACTATAGCTTTGTCGTATATGAGAGCAGCGTTACTTGACTGATGACGTCATCTACGTATGCTGACTACAGTTATCGTGTTACCTGCTGGTGCAAAAGATCGAAGCTCATGTGAACCAGAGTTGATTAAGTTTAACAGGAAAACGACCCAGACACGGTTAAATGTAGTCGTACGGTTGCACGTCTGACAGTCATGCAAGTATACGGCAAAGATCGAATGTGTTATGGGAAAAGTATAGCCatttaggatttttttttttccgtgagcAGTCTTCGCGCAGTATGATTAAAGTTTTTAGGGAATTTAAGACTGCGCAGCATAGAAGTGCCGAAAAGGAGGGGCCGCTTGGACACTGCATTCCCACCCCACAGCGACCACCTCATTTGTTTTGACTGCCATCAAACGTACGTGGCGTACTTGGAGTGATGAACGGCTATAAATTTCAGCTGTCCGTGGCCGGCAGAGGATGGGATGATCACGCAGGGCGCGCTCGTCAAGGGCGATCataaattattttattttattatttttttgctactCACATACGACAACGCAAGGCCCAGCGCTCCTGTTAATCgatagaaaagagaagaaaaaaaaaagaaagaaaagcaggcaaGCTATAGCCACGAGTGCGCTAAAAGAAACAAACAGTCCTCATGAGAAATTCACGTCGTACACACGCGCGTGTACACAGAAGAGTATACGGGCTACGGACTGTAGCACACGCACACTGGTTCCGCCGGGGTTCGCCGGCGGGGCTGCTTCGCTCGAGCTCCCCAGAGACCTGCGAATACGGATGCCCGAGCCTATCTTTGTAAACGCAACCTTTTCACCGCCCAATGAAG
This Dermacentor albipictus isolate Rhodes 1998 colony chromosome 1, USDA_Dalb.pri_finalv2, whole genome shotgun sequence DNA region includes the following protein-coding sequences:
- the Lamtor3 gene encoding ragulator complex protein LAMTOR3 isoform X3, which codes for MADELKKHLIQLISRVQGLQAIVFTDRDGVPLIKAATDGAPEHALRPGFLATVGMAMSQGNKLGLGKCNKMISSYGNYQVVSFNRHPVTITLVASSSANTGMILNLEEELNTVSQTLRSVVEAS
- the Lamtor3 gene encoding ragulator complex protein LAMTOR3 isoform X1, which codes for MAQAQLLSLFSRWMKPVDEFGPALEELKKHLIQLISRVQGLQAIVFTDRDGVPLIKAATDGAPEHALRPGFLATVGMAMSQGNKLGLGKCNKMISSYGNYQVVSFNRHPVTITLVASSSANTGMILNLEEELNTVSQTLRSVVEAS
- the Lamtor3 gene encoding ragulator complex protein LAMTOR3 isoform X2 encodes the protein MVLIRLLIWEPTELKKHLIQLISRVQGLQAIVFTDRDGVPLIKAATDGAPEHALRPGFLATVGMAMSQGNKLGLGKCNKMISSYGNYQVVSFNRHPVTITLVASSSANTGMILNLEEELNTVSQTLRSVVEAS